The Drosophila sechellia strain sech25 chromosome 2L, ASM438219v1, whole genome shotgun sequence region GAGGAGGAGTACTtccaggaggaggaggaagaggagacGGATATATACGACGATGGCACGGTActaaggaaaaaataaaacccacGTATAATAAAGCCATCTCAACGGCTTTAGGGTGACGAATACAAAATTGGTGTCGTGGCCTATATTCGCCTGTAGTCCCCCCATTGAACCGATCGATCGTGAAAGTGAGTTTCTGACCTGCTTTTCGgacctttttctttttttcttataGGAATACACCGAACCGGGTGCCCAGAAGGTGGACAAGCCGTCAAAGGACGAGAAGAACGTGGCCAAGTGGCTGAAGAAAAACGTTAAGACGAAGAAGACCAAGTTCCTGAGCCACATCGTCGAGTACTTCACCTCCAGCAAGGCCATCGATGCTCTGATGAAATCCAAATTCACCGAGGGCAGCAATCCGCTTTTCACCACCCGGGAGCAGGTAATCGAGTTTCTAGACGTGATGCTGGAGCACAAGTTCTTCCATCGCGCCAAGAAGGTGCCCGTCACTCTGGAGGAGATCAGAGGAAAGTCTGGAGGCGACAAGAAGGCGGACAAGGAGAAGAGCCAAGAcaaggagaaggaaaaggacAAGGCAAAGGATGACAAGAAGGATACCGATCCGGAAGGCGATAATGGCCAAGGAGACGGAGGTGCGTCTGgcaatgaaaaagaaaaggagaaaaaggagaagaaaAAGCGCAAGATCCGCCTGGACATGCATCCCGAGCAGATCTTCGTGGACGGCTCCGAGGCATACGTCTGGATTTACGATCCCATTCCGCTCCACTACTGGATCTTCGGTTTCATCCTGCTACTTGGCGCCGTTGGCATTTGCCTTTTCCCTCTGTGGCCTCCACTGCTACGCAAGGGTGTCTACTACTTGTCCATTACGGGTGCCGGCTTCCTTGTTTTCATCCTGGCTCTGACCATTGTACGTCTTATTGTGTTCATCATCATGTGGGCAATAACCGGCGGCAAGTTGCACTTCTGGATCTTCCCCAACCTAACCGAGGATGTGAGCTTCTTTGCCTCCTTCTGGCCACTATATGAGGTTTGTTTCGAATTATccatttatgttagtttactaaattaactttttttcCAGAGCAACTATAACAGTGACCAAAATAATTCGTCCGCCAAGACCGAcaagaaatcgaaatcgaaggACAAGAAGAAGGAAAAAGATAGCGATGCCGAGGACACAGCCGTGGATGCGGATGGAGATGCTGACGGTGATGTGGATGCGGAGGTTTCCACGCTTGAACCAGAGAAAATCGAGCTTATCAAAGAACATGACACCGACTTGGAAATCCGCAAACGTCGCAAAGTGGGTGCCGACGAATACGAGGAAGACGATGTGGATGAAGAAGAACCGAAGACGCAGCCCAAGGATTCCAAAGCTGGGTAAGACGGAACCGCTCAGTAATGACAAGGATTCCTGCTTTATTGCtcgaatttgtatttataatttctttaatttccgTCGAACTTTTGGTTGTATGTTTTTCATACACTAAACCATATTGAATAGCACAAAAGACATACATTAACTCTAGCTATTAATTGTAAATCCTTTGttccttaataaatattattgtataattaaaatgcattaatCCGATTCTTGGTTTGCGTTtcataacatttttatttcgtttacgGAGCATGTCATTTGTAAATCCATTTGTTTCGTGATTTGTGGTGGCTCATTTTATTGGTTgctggtttttgttttctggtGATACTTGAGGTATTCCAAAGGTGATGTTCCGATTCGTTACAATGTAAATTTAAAATCTCGTAAGTTATCGCAACAAAACAGAGTAAGTTTTGCATCCCATTCATTTGATATTCATTGTAGTTATAGTcctatatttacttttgatGCACTTACATTACATTTTTAGTAATTTCCCActtttttgctttgctttcagaacgccacgcaaCTCGGGATCGGATTCGGAGAGCTCGAGTAAAGATTACGAGATAATCAGTTCAAGTGAAGTCCAAAACGTTGCTGGCAACTAAGATGAAGAAAccacaatatatatatattattatttaatgatCCACATCTAGCTAATTGATAAGACATAGAACAAGAATCACACATCAAGTACATCAGCAAACACACACGATTCCAAGTACAGCGAATTATTGTCCCACAAGAAATGCGATCGGTGTCGTTATTTTCGATTGATGATTTCCTAATCCGCTTTAAATTGAGCTTAGTTTGGAGGTTTTccaatatttttttgtgttggAAGTAGGCTTGCATGTGAAACAcgatatttttaaaaggaaTATTATGTGAGACAAACCCTTTGGTTTTCCACCATGCAGTTGGACCTCGTTTTTCCGCAAAAGTTCTCAAGCCGTTAAACaaactacatatatattacttaTTTCTATTCCTATGTTTGTAAATGTATACAGCAGAGCGCACTAGGCAGGTGCAAGAAACGATTGCAAATGATAATAATCATAGCGAGTACGTACGTAGATGTGAGCGCATGCGTTTCTatgtgcaaaaatatttactctacatgtaattaaagaaaaactaaCAACTTAATGAAATTAGTAGTGTAACACGCAATTAactattatataaataaagctAGGCAATTCTGATCTGATGTGAGAGATATTTGAGCGTTTTTTAGTTCTTGCTCGAacgttttattaaaaaatatacaacataCAATTTgtctttaaaattaaactcGTGGTATCAAAGGgattaaaaacgaaaattaacaACGTCTataaattttagttttaagtAACTAGATATCCTTTATAACTAAGTTTGAGGTTCATCTATGACCACGGTTATTTGAAAAGTTCTTTGCTTGTGTGGAACGCTTATAAGCAAATGATCTTTCGAATTGGCGACGAATTCTCGAGGGTCTTGGTTCTGAGATAATTCACGTGGTCTTATGATCATACTCCGTCCAATTTGATCGAATGGATCGTAGACTGTGAGCTTGGCAAGAAGTTGGGCACACGATGGACAACCGACCAGCCAGAAGAAAACGCCGGCTAATGTATCATCCTTCGCCATTTTTGGAGCAGCTAGCATGGTCAGCGGATGATTCCGCATTCGATGTGATCTAAGGGTGCTGTATTAGGATTAGTTAATGGATATATCTTTTTAGTTTTCAGCAGCTTACCGTTCTTTCGCTAAGATGGTGTAAAAGAGAAGGGCCACAAAAGTGTTTCCTATGGTGAGGAGATCGCCATCGAAGGAGAACTGCTTTGGTAAACCTTCCACTACTTGATGGTAATCTTCCTGTGGTGAAGCACCTTTGGTTTTCCCAACTCTATGATCTTGCAGGATATGGGAAGAAAATATCTTTATAAGGCTTCCGCACATGTGAATAGGACAGTAATACTCTTCTCCCAGAGATGTTTCCGAATCATCCTgcacaatattattttatattatattatttattatttggatGAGCTGAGCCCATTGAGATTACTTGCCAGTTCAGAGGAGGCAATCCTTCATACTCGGTGGTTCTACAGGTCATCATCGGTTCCGATGCTGCATCAGAATCAGTTTCTACCTTAGATTCTTTAGTTAGACACTTTGGTTCACTTGAGGAGCACCGATTGGCTATAAGACGAGGTGGCTTTTGACTTGAACTTAATTCCGTGAAGGAATTTGAAAAAGCTGTATCCGTTTCTTTATTCAAAATGGCATTTGGTCCAAGTTTCAAGTTTTCTTGAAACAGAGACACATCAATTTGTAAGACACATcaatttgataaaataatCTACAATATTCTatagaaaaaaggaaaatggctTCGATCAATccattttttgaatttgtgGCTACATACCGTAGAAAACATCGAGTCCTAAAACAACAACGCGTTATCGTATCAAGATTTCAAAATTCACAGCTTTGCATTCGTTATACCAAATTAGCATTTTATGCactgcttttgttttaattggtTTGGAAATTATCATCCTCTGTCTTTTTAGTGAACAAAATAACATCAGTTTGCattatattcttttaatgcgTTGTTGTTTTAGGGCTCGATGTTTTCTACGGTATGCAgccaaaaattcaaaaaatggaTTGATCGAagccattttccttttttctatAGAATATTGTAGattattttatcaaattgATGTGTTTGCATTATATTCTTCGAAAACacttaatttgtttgtaaatGGCTCCACAAATTGTCAACTGAATCTGAATCATTCGACTTAAGCAACTTTATCGGTTTACTCATAATTTTTTTGATCTTCTGTTGCAAGGATTTGTCGATTTGTTTTCTAATTGCATTGTTTAATTTTGAGTGACTGTACTTTTGTAACGTAATGCGGCTTTCCTGGTACAATGTATCCTTcgaattttctttattttcttttgatCTCGCAAACGTATTACCAACTGCCGTAATTTCAGTCTTTGGATTGGATGCATTTAATGGATCTTCTTCCTTtcttaaagtttttaaatctGCATTTGATGTATGGCCCATATTGTTGTCACTTAAGGAACTAAAAtcagcatttatgcatttttcattCATATCTACCAATTGGTCTTCATAATCAGCTAATTTATCATTGGGATGGTTAAAACTATCTGCTTTTTGTGTGGTGAACGACAATTCAAGATTTTCGTATATAGTCTTTCGACTTTCCGATTTTTCTGGCTGGGTTGGATCAACCGGAAGACACGGGTTTTTATGGCTTATAGGTTGCTCCTTTGGACTCGCTGTATGAGGTATTGGAGTACAGCTTCCGCTAATGTCATCCGAACTTCGATAGGATAGCAGCTCGTTGGGACTAATGTCAGGGATACGAAACTCAAAGAGAGACGAAGGCGGATAGTCCggaagaatatttttcttGATATAGCATTTCGTGGCTTGACCGATATGCACCAACTCACCAACATAAGTGGGAACCAGTGTTTTGGGGATTACTAGACTCCTATGAGATACAGTCTCGCAGATTTGCATCACTCCCCAGTTGAACGATGGCTCCTTATGTCTACGTAATTGAAAGTTATTATCCGGTATTTGAGATTGGTTTAAATTCACAGCTTTAAGTGCGATTCTGGGTCGATTTTGAAGACATTCGTGGTGTATCTTGGAGAGAGTGATCTTTGGTTGATCATATATTTTGGCTGGATTGTTATCCCTATTATCTATTTTTGCTtgtaaatttaaacattttaaagtgCTTTGATCGTTTATAGGAGTTTGTGATGCCAAAGAATACCCCTTGCTTTGAATGCTTGTAATTATGGATTGCCGTCTTATATTTTCCTCATTTGGGATGTCATCCGTAGCTTTTCGCTTTTGCATACTTCGGTTTTCTCTAAAAAGCTCTGGGGTTACTCCATGATCTGCTGGTTTTAGGGATTTCTTCTTTTCGTGTTCGAATTTTTTACATTCTTGTGCTCCTGAAAAGGATCTTAAGTTATTTAGCCTTTGCTTTATTGCGCATCCTATTTTTTTATTCAGCCTGATTTGATTCGCATCGGATTTTCCTGGAACTTTACTAtcctttattttaattttagcaaATATATCTTCACGATGCTTATGCTGTCCGCAGCGAGCACACTTATATAATGTCGATTTGGGTTTGGTTTCACAAAATCGTTCCCAGGTTGAATTGCTTATGCTTAGTGTTTTTGAAACGGGCTGGGAATAATCTTCGTAGtggtttgttttatttgatgAAAATGCACTGTGCTCATTTGATTCATTACTTTTCAAAGAAATGCGTTCAGGGTCCTCGACAAACATGTCGTTGATCGTCTTATTAATATCCTCCAATTCTGGTATCTTGTCATCCACGTAGTTTGAGCTTTTCGATTCCTGTGAGTTGAATACTTTGTCCATGATTGAGGTTAAAAAGGAAGATCTCTCGACTCCGACTTCCGACTCTTTCGCCTTAATTTCCCGATTGCTCTGCTGAGTAACTGCCGGTTTGGGGGTCGAGCTGTTGGTTGGTCTGGTTTTACCTGAAATATGACATTCGTTTCCAATGTTATCAATGGTTTTCTTAAGGTTTTTACGAACTGAATGCGTCATGAATAGGATGCCCGATAGATTGTCAGCGTTTGGACTCGGGGTGTTCTTGGTAGAGCTGAACTGAAAGTTCAAAGATTCAATGCGATTGTTGTGCACATCCTGTCGTGGTTCGACGTGCAGTGATTTCGGTCGATGGAGCATATATCGGGCGCTATTCACGACAAGAGCATCTTCGGATGGACCTTCATACTGATCAAATGGACAGAACTGGCTAGCCAGCTCGGAATCGGTCGATTGCGAGTCCTTACAGTTGCAGCTACTCAATCCACCACCCATCTCTCTGTCATCCTTCGAGTTTTGGCTGCTCAAGATATTGGTTAAGACTTTGGAAAGTGGTGGCAATGGGCGACTCCTGTGGATGCGTGGGCGAATGCTGTTCCTGCTCCTCTTGGAGATAGCTCCCCCAAAAGTATCCGTAATGGGACTCTGTAAGGGTATAAAGTTACTGACAAATAGATTGTTGTAGTTCTGTAGCAGGTTGTTTTTTGGATTGGAAACGGTATGGGCCATGGCCACCAGGCTTGGCATCTCCGACCGTGCGGATTCCGGTTCTTGATGAGggagtggtggtggtggtggtgctgtggGCGATGATGAAGGCAATGGCGATAGCGTAAGAGATGATGACGGCGTCGAAGGTGGCGGTGCTTTGGCCACCTGTCGACGGCTCATCATCCCCTTCGGTTTCCAGTACAAGCCATGACGCCCCGGGTACCGCTTGAACTTCATCTCTTTGGGTGCTTCAGTACCTTCCTGGACAACTTCTGCTTTGGCCAAGCCACCACACTTGTGGCAGTTCGTCCGGCAACAATTCTtggctttcggcttcttgccCCTAATGGTTACCTTTACCCGAGTCTTTAGGCTTTTTTTGGGCTCCTCCACTTGGCTTTGCTCAGGGATAATCGTCTTCTGCTCCTCGGTGCCCTGATCTACATCCTTGTCGCTGGAGGAATCGTGTCCAGCCTGGGGGCGCCTGGCCAATCCGCACACCTGGCAGATCTGACGATGGTTCACCGGGATGTGGAGCACCGCCCGCGGCAGTTTCTCGCACAGGCACCACTCCCGCTGCCCTGCAGGTCCACTGGCCATGTTGTTCATGTACAACGAGTACAACTTGTAGAAGCGGAACATCAAAAGCTagctattttgatttttatgcgGCCAATCAGGTCGAGAAACTTTACAAAAAACGAAATGGCACATAGATTCCGGCAATTTTCGTAAAATATGGTTTtcttaacttttatttttatcacaCATTCCTAAATATATAGTCTATATGTTTGTTGTTATCGGGTACTTGAAATATTTAGACATATTTGTCAATGCTAGGTCGAGCTTAGGTTtcaaaaaatagtttttttatGTGAGTAGGGATGGTAAAAACTTGATACATTTGTACCATCAGTTTTTCTGCCTTTAAAGTAACTTGTTGTTAAATCATGAAATCAGATTGATTCTTTCAGAACTCGCAATCAACtattttcttaattaatttcattcaAGCTGTATGTTCGggaattattaaaatttctatTGTCTTTGTTTGCGGCTTCTGTAATTTGCAATTGAAGTTTGTGTGGCCGACTGGCTCTGATTGTACGTGTTTCTAGCCACTCACTCAGttgggaaatttaattaagtttctGCTGCATTTTTAATGTACGCATTCAATGTACGAATTCTTCCATCGCGCCAAGAAGGTGCCCGTCACTCTGGAGGAGATCAGAGGAAAGTCTGGAGGCGACAAGAAGGCGGACAAGGAGAAGAGCCAAGAcaaggagaaggaaaaggacAAGGCAAAGGATGACAAGAAGGATACCGATCCGGAAGGCGATAATGGCCAAGGAGACGGAGGTGCGTCTGgcaatgaaaaagaaaaggagaaaaaggagaagaaaAAGCGCAAGATCCGCCTGGACATGCATCCCGAGCAGATCTTCGTGGACGGCTCCGAGGCATACGTCTGGATTTACGATCCCATTCCGCTCCACTACTGGATCTTCGGTTTCATCCTGCTACTTGGCGCCGTTGGCATTTGCCTTTTCCCTCTGTGGCCTCCACTGCTACGCAAGGGTGTCTACTACTTGTCCATTACGGGTGCCGGCTTCCTTGTTTTCATCCTGGCTCTGACCATTGTACGTCTTATTGTGTTCATCATCATGTGGGCAATAACCGGCGGCAAGTTGCACTTCTGGATCTTCCCCAACCTAACCGAGGATGTGAGCTTCTTTGCCTCCTTCTGGCCACTATATGAGGTTTGTTTCGAATTATccatttatgttagtttactaaattaactttttttcCAGAGCAACTATAACAGTGACCAAAATAATTCGTCCGCCAAGACCGAcaagaaatcgaaatcgaaggACAAGAAGAAGGAAAAAGATAGCGATGCCGAGGACACAGCCGTGGATGCGGATGGAGATGCTGACGGTGATGTGGATGCGGAGGTTTCCACGCTTGAACCAGAGAAAATCGAGCTTATCAAAGAACATGACACCGACTTGGAAATCCGCAAACGTCGCAAAGTGGGTGCCGACGAATACGAGGAAGACGATGTGGATGAAGAAGAACCGAAGACGCAGCCCAAGGATTCCAAAGCTGGGTAAGACGGAACCGCTCAGTAATGACAAGGATTCCTGCTTTATTGCtcgaatttgtatttataatttctttaatttccgTCGAACTTTTGGTTGTATGTTTTTCATACACTAAACCATATTGAATAGCACAAAAGACATACATTAACTCTAGCTATTAATTGTAAATCCTTTGttccttaataaatattattgtataattaaaatgcattaatCCGATTCTTGGTTTGCGTTtcataacatttttatttcgtttacgGAGCATGTCATTTGTAAATCCATTTGTTTCGTGATTTGTGGTGGCTCATTTTATTGGTTGCTGGTTGCTGGCAACTAAGATGAAGaaacaacaatatatatatattattatttaatgatCCACATTTAGCTAATTGATAAGACATAGAACAAGAATCACACATCAAGTACATCAGCAAACACACACGATTCCAAGTACAGCGAATTATTGTCCCACAAGAAATGCGATCGGTGTCGTTATTTTCGATTGATGATTTCCTAATCCGCTTTAAATTGAGCTTAGTTTGGAGGTTTTccaatatttttttgtgttggAAGTAGGCTTGCATGTGAAACACGATATTTTTAAACGGAATATTATGTGAGACAAAGACCTTTGGTTTTCCACCATGCAGTTGGACCTCGTTTTTCCGCAAAAGTTCTCAAGCCGTTAAACaaactacatatatattacttaTTTCTATTCCTATGTTTGTAAATGTATACAGCAGAGCGCACTAGGCAGGTGCAAGAAACGATTGCAAATGATAATAATCATAGCGAGTACGTACGTAGATGTGAGCGCATGCGTTTCTatgtgcaaaaatatttactctacatgtaattaaagaaaaactaaCAACTTAATGAAATTAGTAGTGTAACACGCAATTAactattatataaataaagctAGGCAATTCTGATCTGATGTGAGAGATATTTGAGCGTTTTTTAGTTCTTGCTCGAacgttttattaaaaaatatacaacataCAATTTgtctttaaaattaaactcGTGGTATCAAAGGgattaaaaacgaaaattaacaACGTCTataaattttagttttaagtAACTAGATATCCTTTATAACTAAGTTTGAGGTTCATCTATGACCACGGTTATTTGAAAAGTTCTTTGCTTGTGTGGAACGCTTATAAGCAAATGATCTTTCGAATTGGCGACGAATTCTCGAGGGTCTTGGTTCTGAGATAATTCACGTGGTCTTATGATCATACTCCGTCCAATTTGATCGAATGGATCGTAGACTGTGAGCTTGGCAAGAAGTTGGGCACACGATGGACAACCGACCAGCCAGAAGAAAACGCCGGCTAATGTATCATCCTTCGCCATTTTTGGAGCAGCTAGCATGGTCAGCGGATGATTCCGCATTCGATGTGATCTAAGGGTGCTGTATTAGGATTAGTTAATGGATATAtctttttagttttcagtAGCTAACCTTTCTTTCGCTAAGCTGGTGTAAAAGAGAAGGGCCACAAAAGTGTTTCCTTTGGTGAGGAGATCGCCATCGAAGGAGAACTGCTTTGGTAAACCTTCCACTACTTGATGGTAATCTTCCTGTGGTGAAGCACCTTTGGTTTTCCCAACTCTATGATCTTGCAGGATATGGGAAGAAAATATCTTTATAAGGCTTCCGCACATGTGAATAGGACAGTAATACTCTTCTCCCAGAGATGTTTCCGAATCATCCTgcacaatattattttatattatattatttattatttggatGAGCTGAGCCCATTGAGATTACTTGCCAGTTCAGAGGAGGCAATCCTTCATACTCGGTGGTTCTACAGGTCATCATCGGTTCCGATGCTGCATCAGAATCAGTTTCTACCTTAGATTCTTTAGTTAGACACTTTGGTTCACTTGAGGAGCACCGATTGGCTATAAGACGAGGTGGCTTTTGACTTGAACTTAATTCCGTGAAGGAATTTGAAAAAGCTGTATCCGTTTCTTTATTCAAAATGGCATTTGGTCCAAGTTTCAAGTTTTCTTGAAACAGAGACACATCAATTTGTAAGACACATcaatttgataaaataatCTACAATATTCTatagaaaaaaggaaaatggctTCGATCAATccattttttgaatttgtgGCTACATACCGTAGAAAACATCGAGTCCTAAAACAACAACGCGTTATCGTATCAAGATTTCAAAATTCACAGCTTTGCATTCGTTATACCAAATTAGCATTTTATGCactgcttttgttttaattggtTTGGAAATTATCATCCTCTGTCTTTTTAGTGAACAAAATAACATCAGTTTGCattatattcttttaatgcgTTGTTGTTTTAGGGCTCGATGTTTTCTACGGTATGCAgccaaaaattcaaaaaatggaTTGATCGAagccattttccttttttctatAGAATATTGTAGattattttatcaaattgATGTGTTTGCATTATATTCTTCGAAAACacttaatttgtttgtaaatGGCTCCAAAAATTTGTCAACTGAATCTGAATCATTCGATTTTAGCAACTGTATCGGTTTACTCATAATTTTTTTGATCTTCTGTTGCAAGGATTTGTCGATTTGTTTTCTAATTGCATTGTTTAATTTTGAGTGACTGTACTTTTGTAACGTAATGCGGCTTTCCTGGTACAATGTATCCTTcgaattttctttattttcttttgatCTCGCAAACGTATTACCAACTGCCGTAATTTCAGTCTTTGGATTGGATGCATTTAATGGATCTTCTTCCTTtcttaaagtttttaaatctGCATTTGATGTATGGCCCATATTGTTGTCACTTAAGGAACTAAAAtcagcatttatgcatttttcattCATATCTACCAATTGGTCTTCATAATCAGCTAATTTATCATTGGGATGGTTAAAACTATCTGCTTTTTGTGTGGTGAACGACAATTCAAGATTTTCGTATATAGTCTTTCGACTTTCCGATTTTTCTGGCTGGGTTGGATCAACCGGAAGACACGGGTTTTTATGGCTTATAGGTTGCTCCTTTGGACTCGCTGTATGAGGTATTGGAGTACAGCTTCCGCTAATGTCATCCGAACTTCGATAGGATAGCAGCTCGTTGGGACTAATGTCAGGGATACGAAACTCAAAGAGAGACGAAGGCGGATAGTCCggaagaatatttttcttGATATAGCATTTCGTGGCTTGACCGATATGCACCAACTCACCAACATAAGTGGGAACCAGTGTTTTGGGGATTACTAGACTCCTATGAGATACAGTCTCGCAGATTTGCATCACTCCCCAGTTGAACGATGGCTCCTTATGTCTACGTAATTGAAAGTTATTATCCGGTATTTGAGATTGGTTTAAATTCACAGCTTTAAGTGCGATTCTGGGTCGATTTTGAAGACATTCGTGGTGTATCTTGGAGAGAGTGATCTTTGGTTGATCATATATTTTGGCTGGATTGTTATCCCTATTATCTATTTTTGCTtgtaaatttaaacattttaaagtgCTTTGATCGTTTATAGGAGTTTGTGATGCCAAAGAATACCCCTTGCTTTGAATGCTTGTAATTATGGATTGCCGTCTTATATTTTCCTCATTTGGGATGTCATCCGTAGCTTTTCGCTTTTGCATACTTCGGTTTTCTCTAAAAAGCTCTGGGGTTACTCCATGATCTGCTGGTTTTAGGGATTTCTTCTTTTCGTGTTCGAATTTTTTACATTCTTGTGCTCCTGAAAAGGATCTTAAGTTATTTAGCCTTTGCTTTATTGCGCATCCTATTTTTTTATTCAGCCTGATTTGATTCGCATCGGATTTTCCTGGAACTTTACTAtcctttattttaattttagcaaATATATCTTCACGATGCTTATGCTGTCCGCAGCGAGCACACTTATATAATGTCGATTTGGGTTTGGTTTCACAAAATCGTTCCCAGGTTGAATTGCTTATGCTTAGTGTTTTTGAAACGGGCTGGGAATAATCTTCGTAGtggtttgttttatttgatgAAAATGCACTGTGCTCATTTGATTCATTACTTTTCAAAGAAATGCGTTCAGGGTCCTCGACAAACATGTCGTTGATCGTCTTATTAATATCCTCCAATTCTGGTATCTTGTCATCCACGTAGTTTGAGCTTTTCGATTCCTGTGAGTTGAATACTTTGTCCATGATTGAGGTTAAAATGGAAGATCTCTCGACTCCGACTTCCGACTCTTTCGCCTTAATTTCCCGATTGCTCTGCTGAGTAACTGCCGGTTTGGGGGTCGAGCTGTTGGTTGGTCTGGTTTTACCTGAAATATGACATTCGTTTCCAATGTTATCAATGGTTTTCTTAAGGTTTTTACGAACTGAATGCGTCATGAATAGGATGCCCGATAGATTGTCAGCGTTTGGACTCGGGGTGTTCTTGGTAGAGCTGAACTGAAAGTTCAAAGATTCAATGCGATTGTTGTGCACATCCTGTCGTGGTTCGACGTGCAGTGATTTCGGTCGATGGAGCATATATCGGGCGCTATTCACGACAAGAGCATCTTCGGATGGACCTTCATACTGATCAAATGGACAGAACTGGCTAGCCAGCTCGGAATCGGTCGATTGCGAGTCCTTACAGTTGC contains the following coding sequences:
- the LOC6621600 gene encoding translocation protein SEC62 isoform X2 encodes the protein MSEKKRTRRRKDEYTEPGAQKVDKPSKDEKNVAKWLKKNVKTKKTKFLSHIVEYFTSSKAIDALMKSKFTEGSNPLFTTREQVIEFLDVMLEHKFFHRAKKVPVTLEEIRGKSGGDKKADKEKSQDKEKEKDKAKDDKKDTDPEGDNGQGDGGASGNEKEKEKKEKKKRKIRLDMHPEQIFVDGSEAYVWIYDPIPLHYWIFGFILLLGAVGICLFPLWPPLLRKGVYYLSITGAGFLVFILALTIVRLIVFIIMWAITGGKLHFWIFPNLTEDVSFFASFWPLYESNYNSDQNNSSAKTDKKSKSKDKKKEKDSDAEDTAVDADGDADGDVDAEVSTLEPEKIELIKEHDTDLEIRKRRKVGADEYEEDDVDEEEPKTQPKDSKAGTPRNSGSDSESSSKDYEIISSSEVQNVAGN
- the LOC116800187 gene encoding uncharacterized protein LOC116800187, which encodes MFRFYKLYSLYMNNMASGPAGQREWCLCEKLPRAVLHIPVNHRQICQVCGLARRPQAGHDSSSDKDVDQGTEEQKTIIPEQSQVEEPKKSLKTRVKVTIRGKKPKAKNCCRTNCHKCGGLAKAEVVQEGTEAPKEMKFKRYPGRHGLYWKPKGMMSRRQVAKAPPPSTPSSSLTLSPLPSSSPTAPPPPPLPHQEPESARSEMPSLVAMAHTVSNPKNNLLQNYNNLFVSNFIPLQSPITDTFGGAISKRSRNSIRPRIHRSRPLPPLSKVLTNILSSQNSKDDREMGGGLSSCNCKDSQSTDSELASQFCPFDQYEGPSEDALVVNSARYMLHRPKSLHVEPRQDVHNNRIESLNFQFSSTKNTPSPNADNLSGILFMTHSVKPDQPTARPPNRQLLSRAIGKLRRKSRKSESRDLPF
- the LOC6621600 gene encoding translocation protein SEC62 isoform X1, which encodes MSVEEEYFQEEEEEETDIYDDGTEYTEPGAQKVDKPSKDEKNVAKWLKKNVKTKKTKFLSHIVEYFTSSKAIDALMKSKFTEGSNPLFTTREQVIEFLDVMLEHKFFHRAKKVPVTLEEIRGKSGGDKKADKEKSQDKEKEKDKAKDDKKDTDPEGDNGQGDGGASGNEKEKEKKEKKKRKIRLDMHPEQIFVDGSEAYVWIYDPIPLHYWIFGFILLLGAVGICLFPLWPPLLRKGVYYLSITGAGFLVFILALTIVRLIVFIIMWAITGGKLHFWIFPNLTEDVSFFASFWPLYESNYNSDQNNSSAKTDKKSKSKDKKKEKDSDAEDTAVDADGDADGDVDAEVSTLEPEKIELIKEHDTDLEIRKRRKVGADEYEEDDVDEEEPKTQPKDSKAGTPRNSGSDSESSSKDYEIISSSEVQNVAGN
- the LOC116800633 gene encoding uncharacterized protein LOC116800633; this translates as MDKVFNSQESKSSNYVDDKIPELEDINKTINDMFVEDPERISLKSNESNEHSAFSSNKTNHYEDYSQPVSKTLSISNSTWERFCETKPKSTLYKCARCGQHKHREDIFAKIKIKDSKVPGKSDANQIRLNKKIGCAIKQRLNNLRSFSGAQECKKFEHEKKKSLKPADHGVTPELFRENRSMQKRKATDDIPNEENIRRQSIITSIQSKGYSLASQTPINDQSTLKCLNLQAKIDNRDNNPAKIYDQPKITLSKIHHECLQNRPRIALKAVNLNQSQIPDNNFQLRRHKEPSFNWGVMQICETVSHRSLVIPKTLVPTYVGELVHIGQATKCYIKKNILPDYPPSSLFEFRIPDISPNELLSYRSSDDISGSCTPIPHTASPKEQPISHKNPCLPVDPTQPEKSESRKTIYENLELSFTTQKADSFNHPNDKLADYEDQLVDMNEKCINADFSSLSDNNMGHTSNADLKTLRKEEDPLNASNPKTEITAVGNTFARSKENKENSKDTLYQESRITLQKYSHSKLNNAIRKQIDKSLQQKIKKIMSKPIKLLKSNDSDSVDNLWSHLQTN
- the LOC6620824 gene encoding translocation protein SEC62 codes for the protein MYEFFHRAKKVPVTLEEIRGKSGGDKKADKEKSQDKEKEKDKAKDDKKDTDPEGDNGQGDGGASGNEKEKEKKEKKKRKIRLDMHPEQIFVDGSEAYVWIYDPIPLHYWIFGFILLLGAVGICLFPLWPPLLRKGVYYLSITGAGFLVFILALTIVRLIVFIIMWAITGGKLHFWIFPNLTEDVSFFASFWPLYESNYNSDQNNSSAKTDKKSKSKDKKKEKDSDAEDTAVDADGDADGDVDAEVSTLEPEKIELIKEHDTDLEIRKRRKVGADEYEEDDVDEEEPKTQPKDSKAG